From the genome of Lotus japonicus ecotype B-129 chromosome 6, LjGifu_v1.2, one region includes:
- the LOC130722659 gene encoding ethylene-responsive transcription factor ERF086-like has product MSTSRNSESFLKGYDPNQTQINLSLLQRNTSPCSERRGRKKQADPGRFLGVRRRPWGRYAAEIRDPATKERHWLGTFDTAQEAALAYDRAALSMKGSQARTNFIYSDDTNLHNVLSPMNVQALLPASQFHNNTQSTQPTNQNSLSHINTSNIGSSSGLNAESAYGSPHDDNFFFSNDSSNSGYLECIVPDNCFRPASSDQKAGSSINTNTMQAQSHFDNIAFSQEASNMNFPSYPSELGQGLWGNQQSWDFNSSNELNSAMFHNPLRNEEGCMYAFCPISDSPNYGPMTEAVSSTTTSFPLFGDVDFEYSLF; this is encoded by the coding sequence ATGTCTACCTCTAGAAACTCAGAATCTTTCCTCAAAGGATATGACCCTAATCAAACCCAAATAAACTTATCTCTCCTTCAAAGAAACACATCTCCTTGCAGTGAGAGAAGAGGCAGAAAAAAGCAAGCAGATCCAGGGAGGTTTCTTGGGGTGAGGCGCCGCCCTTGGGGTCGATATGCTGCTGAAATCAGAGACCCTGCAACTAAAGAAAGACACTGGCTTGGAACATTTGACACTGCTCAAGAAGCAGCTCTTGCTTATGACAGAGCTGCTCTGTCCATGAAAGGTAGCCAAGCAAGAACCAATTTCATATACTCTGATGACACCAATCTTCACAATGTTCTCAGTCCAATGAATGTTCAAGCTCTCTTACCAGCTTCTCAGTTCCACAATAACACTCAGAGCACACAACCAACCAATCAGAATAGCCTCTCTCACATTAATACTTCCAACATTGGAAGCTCCTCTGGCTTGAATGCTGAAAGTGCATATGGGTCACCCCATGATGAcaatttcttcttctccaaTGATTCTTCTAACTCAGGCTATTTGGAATGCATAGTTCCTGATAACTGTTTCAGACCTGCTTCAAGTGATCAAAAAGCTGGTAGCAGCATTAACACAAACACCATGCAGGCTCAATCACATTTTGACAACATTGCATTCTCTCAAGAAGCCTCAAACATGAATTTTCCATCTTACCCAAGTGAACTTGGTCAAGGATTATGGGGTAATCAACAATCATGGGATTTCAATTCTTCTAATGAACTTAATTCAGCCATGTTTCACAATCCATTAAGGAATGAAgaagggtgcatgtatgcattTTGTCCCATCAGTGACAGTCCAAACTATGGGCCAATGACTGAGGCTGTTTCTTCAACTACAACATCATTTCCTCTCTTTGGGGATGTTGACTTTGAATACTCACTCTTCTAA